The Plasmodium knowlesi strain H genome assembly, chromosome: 14 region GAAGCACAATTTCCGTTCACGACATTTTAAAGTCGCTAGACGATTCGTTATTTCTCGATATACACGATGAACTAAAGAGACAAGTAGCCATTCAAGaggaaattcaaaaaaaggaaaaggccgCCAAGGATGCTAATAACACTGCCAAGGCGGATACAGGAAGCGGTGACGATAAGGCACAAGGAGAAATGAACCAAGCCAACGAACAGGACGACTTGGACATACTTCTGCAGGCTCTggagtgataaaaaaaagcatgtGGTTAAAC contains the following coding sequences:
- a CDS encoding CCAAT-binding transcription factor, putative; amino-acid sequence: MEEQENTENINMIKETIFGLPNSVILKIIHNNPNLKNYKVRKEAVTTLGRCLSMFILYITDGALEHCEGDKRSTISVHDILKSLDDSLFLDIHDELKRQVAIQEEIQKKEKAAKDANNTAKADTGSGDDKAQGEMNQANEQDDLDILLQALE